In Solanum lycopersicum chromosome 5, SLM_r2.1, the following are encoded in one genomic region:
- the LOC138348815 gene encoding uncharacterized protein has translation MEYMWICSQTTKVSRTCATKGVESTSSEEVGAVKGLDINVHYHPDKANALDDALSKMSMGSTAHVKFDKKELIKDLKKLSRLGVWLIGSTSGGVSVHSSSEYSLVVEFKKGQHLDPVLMQLKDSELIKMNGFFVLGGVDILRYQDRLCVQYVDDFRTKIFVEAHGSKYSIHQGSTKMYRDLKQINCWDGMKKDIDEYVAKCPNCQQVKAEHLKPSGLT, from the coding sequence ATGGAGTACATGTGGATATGTTCACAGACCACAAAAGTCTCCAGGACGTGTGCAACAaagggagttgaatctacgtccTCTGAGGAGGTTGGAGCTGTTAAAGGACTTGACATAAATGTCCACTACCATCCGGATAAGGCTAATGCTTTAGATGATGCTTTGAGCAagatgagcatgggaagtacaGCCCACGTTAAGTTTGATAAGAAGGAGTtgataaaagatttaaaaaaactatcaaGACTAGGTGTGTGGTTGATTGgctctactagtgggggtgtttcagttcattcTAGTTCCGAATATTCCTTGGTAGTTGAATTCAAGAAGGGTCAACATCTTGATCCGGTGTTGATGCAGTTGAAGGACTCAGAGTTGATAAAGATGAATGGGTTTTTTGTTTTGGGAGGTGTCGACATACTTAGGTACCAGGACAGGTTGTGTGTGCAGTATGTGGATGATTTTCGGACAAAAATTTTTgtagaggcccatggttccaaaTATTCTATACATCaaggttccacaaagatgtatcgtgaccttaAGCAGATCAATTgttgggatggcatgaagaaggacattgatgaatatgtggccaagtgtcctaattgtcaacaggttaaggcagaacatCTGAAGCCTAGCGGCCTTACTTAG
- the LOC138348816 gene encoding uncharacterized protein has protein sequence MLRAYVIDFRARWDDNLPLIQFSYHNGYRSSIRMAPFKVMYGISCKSHVGWFEVGESSILGPEIIHSALEKVRMISDRLATAYSRQKSYADNRNWTLEFDVSDQRVGEVSSELALPTELASVHPVFHVSMLKKCLGDPTSILPIEGLGSMNTCPIRR, from the exons atgttgagggcttATGTGATTGACTTCAGGGCTAGATGGGACGACAATCTGCCTTTGATACAGTTCTCATATCATAATGGTTATCGCTCTAGCATTAGGATGGCACCGTTTAAGGTGATGTATGGTATAAGCTGTAAGTCTCatgttgggtggtttgaggttggagagtcatccattttaggtccagagatcattcattcggccttagagaaggtcagaATGATTAGCGACAGGTTAGCTACTGCTTACAGTCGGCAGAAGTCTTATGCAGATAACAGAAACTGgaccttagagtttgatgttagtgaccag cgtGTTGGTGAGGTGTCCTCCGAGTTGGCATTGCCTACagagctagcttctgttcatccagtatttcatgtgtctatgttaaagaagtgctTAGGTGATCCAACATCTATTCTACCTATTGAAGGTTTGGGGTCGATGAACACTTGTCCTATAAGGAGGTAG